A genome region from Eurosta solidaginis isolate ZX-2024a chromosome 2, ASM4086904v1, whole genome shotgun sequence includes the following:
- the Ripalpha gene encoding RIP-like protein, translating into MSLDCPTSAVYHTSVEQKLHSKNAAKVYRYGSPKIRDQLRDKCRVRMREVRRMNFNQRRLVDIAEEIDLDKVLREELAALENDLRLQEEIFKELRDEINDWFIQELEAEEASLISAVDNDVISVLCPICQQSIITCTIPTEVEGAESSNRYHCKCGISFNFPGKPKDLHKKLYTHIDMHEQKCDANFTFYLEPQSVGKADMPTDDTSANNLCAICDKCDYFYSF; encoded by the exons ATGTCGTTGGATTGCCCCACAAGTGCAGTTTATCACACGAGTGTTGAGCAAAAATTGCATTCGAAAAATGCGGCCAAAGTCTATCGTTATGGATCACCCAAAATACGAGATCAGTTAAGAGAT AAATGTCGCGTACGAATGCGTGAAGTACGACGCATGAATTTTAATCAACGGCGTTTAGTTGATATAGCAGAAGAG ATCGATCTTGACAAAGTGTTACGCGAGGAGCTTGCTGCCTtggaaaacgacttacgtttacAAGAAGAAATCTTCAAAGAGCTGCGAGATGAAATAAACGATTGGTTCATACAAGAGCTCGAAGCTGAAGAGGCATCTTTGATAAGTGCCGTTGATAATGATGTTATAAGCGTTCTCTGTCCCATTTGCCAGCAAAGTATTATAACTTGTACGATACCAACTGAGGTAGAAGGAGCAGAAAGTAGCAACCGTTATCACTGCAAGTGCGGTATAAG CTTTAATTTTCCTGGTAAACCCAAGGATTTGCACAAAAAACTATATACTCATATCGATATGCACGAACAGAAATGCGATGCTAATTTTACATTTTATCTGGAACCACAAAGCGTAGGCAAAGCGGACATGCCAACAGACGATACTAGTGCCAACAATCTATGTGCCATTTGCGATAAATGTGACTATTTTTATAGCTTTTGA